Proteins found in one Arachis stenosperma cultivar V10309 chromosome 8, arast.V10309.gnm1.PFL2, whole genome shotgun sequence genomic segment:
- the LOC130946742 gene encoding dof zinc finger protein DOF3.2-like produces MLPSSVDHHIMLHNHIPMPMPPTWKPTIEVAPNCPRCASTNTKFCYYNNYSLSQPRYFCKACRRYWTKGGSLRNVPVGGGCRKNRRSKSARNQTQHRLQGEDYSSSSADAHQPSSSRDIDMAVVFANFLNQAPISEDHGGSSSSSGETENDAVVVQPKKNNNNGDDFGVLCADVEPSSFEQELSLMSGIELDGFDDVVQHDDGVATWQPPLPPPSMMQMQMQEMEFSMVPLMNEHHDDDDELLMMPSSMNLVSDDASWNTNNWSSFDLSTMEVFSSSSSIN; encoded by the coding sequence ATGTTGCCATCAAGTGTAGATCACCATATAATGCTGCATAACCATATTCCTATGCCTATGCCACCAACCTGGAAACCTACCATAGAGGTAGCCCCTAACTGCCCCCGCTGCGCTTCAACCAACACCAAATTCTGTTACTACAACAACTACAGCCTCTCTCAGCCTCGCTACTTCTGTAAGGCCTGCCGCCGATATTGGACGAAAGGCGGCTCCCTCCGCAACGTCCCCGTCGGCGGTGGATGCCGCAAGAACCGCCGTTCCAAGTCCGCCAGAAACCAAACGCAACACCGCCTTCAGGGAGAAGACTACTCATCGTCATCTGCTGATGCTCATCAACCATCATCATCACGTGACATAGACATGGCGGTTGTGTTTGCCAACTTCTTGAACCAAGCTCCAATAAGTGAGGATCATGGCGGTTCGTCTTCCTCCAGCGGTGAGACCGAGAACGATGCAGTAGTTGTGCAGCCgaagaagaacaacaacaatggtgatGATTTCGGAGTTCTATGTGCTGACGTGGAACCTTCTTCGTTTGAACAAGAACTGAGTCTGATGAGTGGGATCGAGTTGGATGGATTTGATGATGTGGTCCAACATGATGATGGTGTTGCTACATGGCAACCACCACTACCACCACCATCAATGATGCAGATGCAGATGCAGGAGATGGAATTCTCCATGGTGCCATTGATGAATGAGcatcatgatgatgatgatgagttatTGATGATGCCATCTTCTATGAATTTAGTAAGTGATGACGCTTCTTGGAACACTAATAATTGGAGTTCTTTTGATCTTTCCACCATGGAAGTCTTCTCCTCCTCGtcatcaattaattaa
- the LOC130943866 gene encoding LRR receptor-like serine/threonine-protein kinase RGI2: MSRNASSTTLLILFLLNISLLLPPQISSLNQEGLSLLSWISTFNSSNSATASSFFSSWDPTHENPCRWDYIKCSKQGFVSEIIVQSIDLHSTFPTQLVSFNHLETLVISNGNLTGEIPTSLGNLTSLVTLDLSFNTLSGTIPDEIGQLYNLQWLSLNSNALNGEIPTTIGNLTKLQQLALYDNQLSGMIPGEIGRLANLETLRAGGNPGIHGEIPMQISNCKALVFLGLADTGVSGEIPPTIGELTNLQTLSVYTAHLTGHIPPEIQNCSSLENLFLYENQLSGNIPDELGSMQSLKRVLLWQNNLSGTIPESLGNLTNLKVIDFSLNSLAGELPFSLSNLLSLEELLLSDNNITGEIPSYIGNFSRLKQLELDNNKFSGEIPTVLGNLKELTLFFAWQNQLHGSIPAELSDCKKLEAIDLSHNFLTGSIPRTLFHLENLTQLLLISNMLSGQIPPDIGSCTRLSRLRLGSNNFTGHIPPEIGLLNRLSFLELSDNMLSGDIPSEIGNCANLEMLDLHGNALQGTVPSSLEFLVSLNVLDLSANQISGSIPGNLGKLSSLNKLILSGNHISGLIPLSLGLCMNLQLLDISNNMIIGSIPDEIGHLQGLDILLNLSWNSLTGTIPETFSNLSKLSILDLSHNKLSGTLRVLSSLENLVSLNVSYNRFSGSLPDTKFFRDLPPAAFAGNPELCLNKCRPEGDRQEAKSVRNILIYTFLGVILTSIVVTLGVILALRIQGATFGTKFEEGGELEWAFTPFQKLNFSINDIVTKLTDSNIVGKGCSGIVYRVETPMKQLIAVKKLWPIKSDEPPPERDQFSAEVQALGSIRHKNIVRLLGCCDNGRTRLLLFDYICNGSLFGLLHEKRLFLDWDARYKIMLGAAHGLEYLHHDCIPPIVHRDIKANNILVGPQFEAFLADFGLAKLVNSSDCSAASNIVAGSYGYIAPEYGYSLRITEKSDVYSFGVVLLEVLTGMEPTDNRIPEGAHIVTWVSYEIRVKKRDFTSILDQNLILQCGTRIPEMLQVLGVALLCVNPCPEERPAMKDVTAMLKEIRHENDEFEKPNFLHKGMVTNPKAAVHCSSFSRSCQPLIDSPSSSS, encoded by the exons ATGTCAAGAAATGCATCATCAACAACTCTTCTTATCCTTTTTCTTCTTAACATCTCTTTGCTTCTTCCACCACAAATCTCTTCTCTGAACCAAGAAGGACTCTCACTACTTTCATGGATTTCAACCTTCAATTCCTCTAACTCTGCTACtgcttcttccttcttctcttcatGGGATCCAACTCATGAGAATCCATGCAGATGGGACTACATAAAGTGTTCCAAACAAGGCTTTGTCTCAGAGATCATAGTACAATCCATTGATCTTCATAGCACCTTTCCAACACAGCTTGTTTCCTTCAACCACCTTGAAACTCTTGTAATCTCCAATGGAAACCTCACAGGTGAGATTCCAACTTCATTGGGAAACTTAACATCTCTTGTTACCTTGGACCTTAGCTTCAACACTCTATCAGGAACCATTCCAGATGAAATAGGACAGCTTTACAACCTTCAATGGCTATCCTTGAATTCAAACGCCTTAAATGGTGAAATTCCAACAACAATTGGAAACCTTACAAAGCTTCAGCAGCTAGCACTCTATGACAACCAGCTCTCTGGAATGATCCCCGGCGAAATAGGCCGGCTGGCGAATCTTGAAACGCTTCGAGCTGGAGGCAATCCGGGCATCCACGGCGAAATTCCAATGCAGATATCAAACTGCAAGGCTCTTGTTTTTCTTGGACTAGCAGATACCGGAGTTTCTGGGGAGATTCCACCAACAATAGGAGAACTCACCAATCTTCAAACACTTTCAGTATACACTGCACATCTCACAGGTCACATTCCACCAGAGATTCAAAACTGTTCATCTTTGGAAAACTTGTTCCTATATGAAAACCAGCTTTCAGGGAACATCCCTGATGAGTTAGGCTCTATGCAAAGCCTTAAGAGAGTGTTGCTTTGGCAGAACAATCTAAGTGGTACAATTCCAGAGAGTCTTGGAAACTTGACTAATCTGAAGGTGATAGATTTCTCTTTGAATTCTCTGGCTGGTGAATTACCTTTTAGTCTCAGTAATCTACTCTCATTAGAGGAGCTTCTTTTGTCTGATAACAACATTACTGGAGAAATTCCTTCCTATATTGGAAACTTTTCGAGGCTGAAGCAACTCGAATTGGATAACAACAAGTTCTCTGGAGAGATTCCAACTGTCTTAGGGAATCTCAAGGAGCTTACACTCTTCTTTGCCTGGCAGAATCAGCTCCATGGAAGCATACCAGCAGAACTCTCTGACTGCAAGAAGCTTGAAGCAATTGATCTTTCGCATAACTTCCTCACCGGTTCGATTCCTCGAACACTGTTTCATCTAGAGAATTTAACTCAGTTGTTGTTGATATCAAACATGCTTTCAGGACAAATTCCACCAGATATTGGCAGCTGCACTAGGCTGAGCAGGTTGCGCTTGGGATCGAACAATTTCACCGGTCATATTCCACCAGAAATAGGCCTTTTAAACCGGCTGAGCTTCCTCGAGTTATCAGATAATATGCTCAGTGGAGATATTCCCTCTGAGATTGGTAACTGTGCTAATCTAGAGATGCTTGATCTGCACGGCAATGCCCTGCAAGGAACAGTTCCTTCCTCATTAGAATTCCTAGTTTCTTTGAATGTCTTGGATCTTTCTGCAAATCAAATAAGTGGAAGCATTCCTGGAAACTTAGGAAAACTTTCATCTCTAAACAAGTTGATTCTAAGTGGAAACCATATCAGTGGTTTGATTCCTCTGTCACTAGGCCTCTGCATGAATCTGCAGTTGCTGGATATAAGTAACAACATGATCATTGGTTCGATTCCCGATGAGATTGGCCACTTGCAAGGGCTAGACATCCTCTTGAACTTGAGTTGGAATTCTCTAACAGGCACCATTCCAGAGACCTTTTCGAATCTTTCGAAACTTTCCATATTAGACCTCTCTCACAACAAGCTCTCAGGCACCCTCCGTGTGCTAAGCAGTCTTGAAAATCTTGTCTCTCTAAATGTCTCCTACAATAGATTTTCTGGTTCTCTTCCTGATACCAAGTTCTTCCGCGATCTCCCTCCGGCTGCATTCGCTGGCAACCCTGAGCTTTGCCTTAACAAGTGTCGTCCGGAGGGAGATCGCCAAGAAGCAAAGTCAGTAAGAAACATCCTTATCTACACTTTCCTTGGTGTTATTTTAACATCTATTGTTGTAACCTTGGGAGTAATCTTAGCACTCAGAATTCAAGGGGCTACTTTTGGGACAAAATTTGAGGAAGGTGGTGAGCTTGAATGGGCTTTCACTCCATTCCAAAAGCTCAACTTCTCAATCAATGACATTGTCACAAAGCTAACAGATTCAAACATTGTGGGAAAAGGTTGCTCAGGGATCGTTTATCGAGTTGAGACTCCAATGAAACAGTTAATTGCAGTTAAGAAGTTGTGGCCAATAAAGAGCGATGAGCCGCCACCAGAGAGAGACCAGTTTTCTGCTGAAGTTCAGGCCCTTGGATCAATAAGGCACAAGAACATTGTAAGACTCTTAGGATGCTGTGACAACGGACGAACCCGGCTGCTCTTGTTTGATTACATATGCAATGGGAGCTTGTTTGGATTGCTCCATGAGAAGAGACTGTTCTTGGATTGGGATGCAAGGTACAAGATCATGCTTGGAGCAGCTCATGGTTTGGAATATCTTCATCATGATTGTATCCCTCCAATTGTTCATAGGGATATCAAGGCCAATAACATCTTAGTTGGTCCACAATTTGAAGCTTTTCTTGCAGATTTTGGCCTTGCCAAACTTGTCAATTCATCAGATTGTTCTGCAGCCTCTAACATTGTTGCAGGCTCTTATGGATACATAGCTCCTG AATATGGATACAGTTTGAGGATCACAGAGAAAAGTGATGTGTATAGTTTCGGAGTGGTGCTACTCGAGGTGTTAACAGGGATGGAGCCAACAGATAACAGGATTCCAGAGGGTGCACACATTGTCACCTGGGTTAGCTATGAAATCAGAGTGAAGAAAAGAGACTTCACATCAATCCTTGACCAGAATCTGATACTGCAATGTGGAACAAGGATCCCTGAGATGCTTCAAGTTCTTGGAGTGGCTCTCCTATGTGTGAATCCTTGCCCAGAAGAAAGGCCTGCCATGAAAGATGTAACAGCAATGCTTAAGGAGATCAGACATGAAAATGATGAATTCGAGAAGCCCAATTTCCTCCATAAAGGCATGGTTACAAATCCTAAAGCAGCTGTTCATTGTTCAAGTTTCTCTAGATCATGTCAGCCACTAATAGAttcaccatcttcttcttcatag
- the LOC130943882 gene encoding uncharacterized protein LOC130943882 isoform X1: MALKLRVLPSIQLSTALPTLSFSLSQPRSLGFRALRLHPNTIATPSSPTRLMIRASRTESKAATLGSRAPQFQLPEPLTGKVWSLEDFEAYPALLVMFICNHCPFVKHLKKDIVKLTNFYMERGLAVVAISSNSVATHPQDGPKFMAEEAKLFSYPFPYLYDESQDVARDFGAVCTPEFLLYKKDGRRPFELVYHGQFDDSRPSNNVPVTGRDLSLAIDRVLSGQPVPSEQKPSIGCSIKWHP, encoded by the exons ATGGCACTGAAGCTGAGGGTGTTACCTTCAATTCAATTAAGCACTGCTCTCCCtacattatcattctcactctCCCAACCACGTTCTCTTGGTTTTCGTGCATTGCGGTTACACCCAAACACCATAGCCACACCTTCATCACCAACGAGACTAATGATTCGTGCTTCTAGAACCGAGTCCAAAGCTGCAACCTTGGGCTCCAGAGCACCTCAATTTCAg CTTCCAGAGCCTCTTACTGGTAAAGTTTGGTCATTGGAGGATTTTGAAGCATATCCAGCTCTACTG GTTATGTTTATATGCAATCATTGTCCATTTGTTAAGCATCTGAAAAAGGATATTGTAAAGCTTACGAATTTCTATATGGAG AGAGGACTTGCCGTGGTTGCCATTTCTTCGAATTCTGTAGCCACTCACCCCCAG GATGGACCGAAATTCATGGCAGAAGAAGCTAAGTTGTTTAGCTATCCTTTTCCATACTTATATGATGAG TCACAGGATGTTGCACGAGATTTTGGAGCAGTTTGTACACCTGAATTTCTCCTCTACAAAAAG GATGGTCGGAGGCCATTTGAGCTGGTTTATCATGGTCAGTTTGATGATTCGCGACCAAGTAATAATGTACCAGTGACAGGAAG AGACTTGAGCTTAGCAATAGATCGCGTTTTGAGTGGCCAGCCAGTACCTTCAGAGCAAAAGCCTAG TATTGGATGCAGCATAAAGTGGCACCCATAG
- the LOC130943882 gene encoding uncharacterized protein LOC130943882 isoform X2, with protein sequence MFICNHCPFVKHLKKDIVKLTNFYMERGLAVVAISSNSVATHPQDGPKFMAEEAKLFSYPFPYLYDESQDVARDFGAVCTPEFLLYKKDGRRPFELVYHGQFDDSRPSNNVPVTGRDLSLAIDRVLSGQPVPSEQKPSIGCSIKWHP encoded by the exons ATGTTTATATGCAATCATTGTCCATTTGTTAAGCATCTGAAAAAGGATATTGTAAAGCTTACGAATTTCTATATGGAG AGAGGACTTGCCGTGGTTGCCATTTCTTCGAATTCTGTAGCCACTCACCCCCAG GATGGACCGAAATTCATGGCAGAAGAAGCTAAGTTGTTTAGCTATCCTTTTCCATACTTATATGATGAG TCACAGGATGTTGCACGAGATTTTGGAGCAGTTTGTACACCTGAATTTCTCCTCTACAAAAAG GATGGTCGGAGGCCATTTGAGCTGGTTTATCATGGTCAGTTTGATGATTCGCGACCAAGTAATAATGTACCAGTGACAGGAAG AGACTTGAGCTTAGCAATAGATCGCGTTTTGAGTGGCCAGCCAGTACCTTCAGAGCAAAAGCCTAG TATTGGATGCAGCATAAAGTGGCACCCATAG
- the LOC130946657 gene encoding glycolipid transfer protein 3-like: MKRKRDMEKKSSEISSAIEELSMMVVVKPSAVGGNHEHHEDGASAIEQIPTKPFLSICHLVLQVLDKIGPTMAVLRQDIHQNIKRLELMYESNPSLNSNLVEMLKLEASKGTARKRCSCSKALVWLTRSLDFAMALLQSLAKDPNKSMEQVVEESYAATLTPWHGWISSAAFRVAIKLVPDRKTFMNLLREKDETCEALKEKMQMLVSLLVPFLEDVHCILKVYNLDRLKST; this comes from the exons ATGAAGAGGAAAAGGGATATGGAGAAGAAGAGTTCAGAGATAAGCTCTGCCATTGAAGAGTTATCTATGATGGTTGTTGTTAAACCTTCTGCAGTTGGAGGGAATCATGAACATCATGAAGATGGTGCTTCTGCTATAGAACAAATCCCCACAAAGCCTTTTCTATCTATATGTCACTTGGTTCTACAAGTTCTTG ATAAGATAGGGCCAACCATGGCTGTCTTGAGACAAGACATTCACCAGAATATTAAG AGATTGGAATTGATGTATGAATCAAACCCATCATTGAATTCAAATTTGGTTGAGATGTTGAAATTAGAAGCTAGTAAAGGCACTGCAAGGAAGAGGTGTAGTTGTAGTAAAGCCCTTGTTTGGCTCACAAG ATCCCTTGATTTTGCCATGGCTCTGTTACAGTCACTTGCAAAAGATCCTAACAAGAGTATGGAACAAGTAGTTGAAGAATCTTATGCTGCAACTTTGACTCCATGGCATGGATGGATTTCCTCAGCTGCTTTTAGA GTGGCTATAAAACTAGTCCCAGATCGCAAAACTTTCATGAATCTCCTTAGAGAAAAAGATGAAACTTGTGAGGCCCTAAAGGAGAAAATGCAGATGTTGGTTTCTTTGCTTGTTCCTTTTCTTGAAGATGTCCATTGTATTCTA AAAGTGTATAACTTGGACAGGCTGAAGTCAACCTGA